In Citrus sinensis cultivar Valencia sweet orange chromosome 4, DVS_A1.0, whole genome shotgun sequence, one DNA window encodes the following:
- the LOC102621804 gene encoding U-box domain-containing protein 14 gives MAVTNPGAEVLSRLVDSVKEVSGLPECKNFFKKMHGNLVRRVKLLSPLFEELRDGNEGLSQEEIKGFELLRDALDSSVDLLKSTNDGSKLFQCLQRDKIAAQFHQLTEQIEAALSDIPYDKLDLSEEVREQIELVHVQFRRAKGRPDSPDLQLDHDLSLAQKERDPDPAILRRLSEKLHLRTINDLKNESLAFHELVISSGGDPGDCFEEISSLLRKLKDFVLIENPEVDITEGEKGLMKHRSPVIPDDFRCPISLELMKDPVIVSTGQTYERSCIQKWLDAGHKTCPKTQQTLLHTALTPNYVLKSLIALWCENNGVELPKNQGACRSKKPGTCVSDCDRAAIDALLGKLANGNVEEQRAAAGELRLLAKRNADNRVCIAEAGAIPLLVELLSSTDPRTQEHAVTALLNLSINDSNKGTIVNAGAIPDIVDVLKNGSMEARENAAATLFSLSVIDENKVAIGAAGAIPALIRLLCDGTPRGKKDAATAIFNLSIYQGNKARAVRAGIVPPLMRFLKDAGGGMVDEALAILAILASHQEGKTAIGQAEPIPVLMEVIRTGSPRNRENAAAVLWAICTGDAEQLKIARELDAEEALKELSESGTDRAKRKAGSILELLQRIDMAVNSQ, from the exons ATGGCAGTTACAAATCCTGGCGCTGAGGTATTGAGTCGACTTGTTGACTCAGTGAAGGAGGTGTCTGGGTTACCCGAGTGCAAAAactttttcaagaaaatgcaTGGGAATCTGGTACGTAGAGTCAAGTTATTGAGTCCTTTGTTTGAGGAATTGAGAGATGGCAATGAAGGGCTTAGTCAAGAAGAGATTAAAGGCTTTGAATTGTTGAGAGATGCTTTGGATTCGTCTGTTGATCTTCTCAAATCAACCAATGACGGAAGTAAGCTGTTTCAG TGTTTGCAAAGGGATAAGATTGCAGCACAGTTTCATCAACTGACAGAACAAATTGAAGCAGCACTGAGTGACATTCCATATGATAAACTTGATTTGTCTGAGGAAGTTCGAGAACAG ATTGAACTCGTGCATGTTCAATTCAGAAGAGCAAAAGGAAGACCAGACTCACCTGATTTGCAACTGGATCATGATTTATCTCTAGCACAGAAAGAAAGAGACCCAGACCCTGCAATATTACGAAGACTTTCAGAAAAACTGCATCTTAGAACCATCAACGATTTGAAAAATGAGTCCCTTGCTTTTCATGAATTGGTCATTTCAAGTGGTGGAGATCCTGGGGACTGTTTTGAGGAGATATCATCCCTGCTAAGGAAGCTAAAAGACTTTGTGCTGATTGAAAACCCTGAAGTTGACATCACTGAGGGTGAGAAGGGCTTGATGAAACACAGATCCCCTGTTATCCCAGATGATTTTCGATGCCCAATTTCACTAGAATTGATGAAAGATCCTGTAATCGTCTCCACTGGACAG ACATATGAAAGATCCTGCATCCAGAAGTGGTTGGATGCGGGGCACAAGACCTGTCCGAAAACACAGCAGACACTGCTGCATACTGCCCTAACACCTAACTACGTTTTGAAGAGTCTGATTGCTTTGTGGTGTGAGAACAATGGTGTTGAGCTTCCTAAAAATCAAGGGGCCTGTAGAAGCAAAAAGCCAGGAACCTGTGTTTCTGATTGTGATCGTGCTGCTATTGATGCCTTGTTAGGGAAATTAGCAAATGGGAATGTGGAAGAACAAAGAGCCGCTGCTGGAGAGCTCAGGTTGCTGGCCAAAAGGAATGCAGATAATAGAGTGTGTATTGCTGAAGCAGGAGCCATTCCACTACTTGTAGAGCTATTATCATCAACGGATCCTCGAACACAGGAGCATGCTGTTACAGCACTACTCAACCTTTCCATAAATGATAGTAACAAGGGAACGATTGTAAACGCAGGAGCTATACCTGATATAGTAGATGTGTTGAAAAATGGCAGTATGGAGGCGAGAGAAAATGCAGCTGCAACCCTTTTCAGTTTGTCTGTAATTGATGAGAACAAGGTGGCCATAGGAGCAGCTGGAGCAATCCCTGCTCTCATTAGATTGCTTTGTGATGGGACACCCAGAGGAAAGAAGGATGCTGCCACTGCAATTTTCAATCTTTCTATCTATCAGGGAAACAAGGCGAGGGCTGTTAGGGCTGGTATTGTGCCACCACTGATGAGATTTCTTAAGGATGCTGGGGGTGGAATGGTGGATGAAGCACTGGCAATTTTGGCTATTCTCGCTAGTCATCAAGAAGGGAAGACAGCAATCGGTCAGGCTGAGCCAATTCCAGTTTTGATGGAGGTTATAAGAACTGGTTCTCCACGAAACCGGGAGAATGCTGCAGCAGTATTGTGGGCAATATGCACAGGTGATGCGGAGCAGTTAAAAATAGCAAGGGAACTTGATGCAGAAGAGGCATTGAAGGAACTCTCCGAGAGTGGTACCGACAGAGCCAAGAGAAAAGCTGGTAGTATACTAGAGCTCCTTCAAAGGATTGATATGGCTGTCAATTCTCAATAA
- the LOC102622088 gene encoding ras-related protein RABF1: MGCSGSVPARSSGQSGGLNNLENAGSSDAKNLRVKLVLLGDSGVGKSCIVLRFVRGQFDPTSKVTVGASFLSQTIALQDSTTVKFEIWDTAGQERYAALAPLYYRGAAVAVVVYDITSPDSFNKAQYWVKELQKHGSPDIVMALVGNKADLHEKREVPAQDGIEYAEKNGMFFIETSAKTADNINQLFEEIAKRLPRPSPSS, translated from the exons ATGGGTTGCTCAGGTTCTGTTCCAG CTAGGAGTTCTGGCCAGTCCGGTGGACTTAACAACTTGGAAAATGCAGGATCATCTGATGCAAAAAACCTACGTGTTAAG CTGGTTCTGTTAGGTGATTCAGGTGTTGGGAAAAGTTGTATTGTTCTCCGCTTTGTTCGTGGCCAGTTTGACCCGACATCCAAG gTAACTGTTGGAGCCTCCTTCTTGTCACAGACGATAGCTTTGCAAGATTCTACAACAGTTAAGTTTGAAATATGGGATACAGCTGGTCAAGAAAG ATATGCTGCTCTGGCACCACTATATTACAGAGGTGCTGCAGTCGCAGTTGTTGTGTATGATATAACTAGTCCAGATTCATTCAACAAAGCGCAATACTGGGTTAAG GAGCTACAAAAACATGGAAGTCCTGACATAGTCATGGCTTTAGTTGGTAACAAGGCTGATCTTCATGAGAAGCGAGAAGTACCAGCTCAA GATGGCATTGAGTATGCGGAGAAGAATGGGATGTTCTTTATCGAAACATCGGCCAAGACTGCAGATAATATAAATCAGCTGTTTGAG GAAATTGCTAAGCGACTTCCCCGCCCATCACCTTCTTCATGA